In [Leptolyngbya] sp. PCC 7376, a genomic segment contains:
- the glmU gene encoding bifunctional UDP-N-acetylglucosamine diphosphorylase/glucosamine-1-phosphate N-acetyltransferase GlmU, with amino-acid sequence MVAVAILAAGKGTRMKSDLPKVLHLLGGRSLVERVIESCALIEPERVCAIVGYRADEVKTALAHRPELEFVEQKEQLGTGHAVQQLLEPLKDFSGDVIVLNGDVPLLRPETIADFVKVHQDNQNDATILTAQLPDPTGYGRIFCDENLLVSQIIEHRDCTEEQRKNTRINAGVYCFKWETLAKALPQLTTNNDQQEYYLTDVVLHCDKVMAMDVDDFQEISGINDRLQLSNAYSILQTRIKEKWMKSGVMMLQPETITIDDTVHLEPDTIIEPQCHLRGTTTVQGGCHIGPGSFIENSAIAANCKIMSSYVIDSEIGANTRIGPFAHLRGKAVVGDGCRIGNFVEVKKSAIGDGTNMAHLSYIGDAELGQKVNIGAGTITANYDGVNKHKTVIGDRSKTGANSVLVAPINIGEGVTIAAGSTITRDVADDCLTVARARQKEIEGWKLKS; translated from the coding sequence ATGGTAGCGGTAGCAATTTTGGCGGCAGGAAAAGGCACTCGCATGAAATCGGATTTGCCGAAGGTGCTCCATCTCCTCGGTGGGCGATCGCTGGTGGAACGGGTGATTGAGAGTTGTGCTTTGATCGAACCCGAAAGAGTTTGCGCCATTGTTGGTTACCGTGCGGACGAAGTAAAAACAGCTTTAGCCCATCGTCCAGAATTAGAATTTGTCGAACAAAAAGAACAGCTCGGTACGGGTCACGCCGTTCAGCAACTGTTGGAGCCATTAAAAGATTTTTCTGGAGATGTAATCGTTCTCAATGGTGATGTGCCGTTACTGCGCCCTGAGACGATCGCCGACTTTGTGAAAGTCCACCAAGACAATCAAAATGACGCAACCATCCTTACCGCTCAGCTTCCTGACCCGACGGGCTATGGTCGAATTTTCTGTGATGAAAACCTTTTAGTCAGCCAGATTATTGAGCACCGCGACTGTACCGAAGAGCAACGCAAAAATACTCGGATTAATGCTGGGGTTTATTGCTTTAAGTGGGAGACATTGGCGAAAGCTTTACCGCAACTCACCACCAACAACGACCAACAAGAATATTATTTGACAGATGTTGTGCTCCATTGCGACAAGGTGATGGCGATGGATGTGGATGATTTTCAGGAAATTAGCGGCATTAATGACCGTTTGCAACTATCCAATGCTTATTCGATTTTGCAAACAAGGATAAAAGAAAAGTGGATGAAATCTGGGGTAATGATGCTCCAGCCGGAAACGATCACCATTGACGACACTGTGCATTTAGAGCCGGACACAATTATCGAACCGCAATGTCATCTGCGCGGAACCACCACGGTTCAAGGAGGTTGTCATATTGGCCCTGGTAGCTTTATCGAAAATAGTGCGATCGCCGCAAATTGCAAGATTATGTCGAGCTATGTGATCGATAGTGAAATTGGTGCAAATACTCGCATTGGGCCTTTTGCACATCTTCGCGGTAAAGCCGTCGTGGGTGATGGCTGCCGCATCGGGAATTTCGTAGAAGTGAAAAAATCGGCAATTGGTGATGGTACCAACATGGCGCATCTCTCCTACATCGGCGATGCGGAACTTGGTCAAAAGGTGAATATTGGCGCGGGTACAATCACGGCGAATTATGATGGCGTCAATAAGCATAAAACTGTGATCGGCGATCGCAGTAAGACTGGTGCAAATAGTGTTCTCGTTGCGCCGATTAATATTGGTGAAGGGGTAACAATTGCGGCTGGTTCGACGATTACCCGTGATGTGGCTGATGATTGTCTGACAGTTGCGCGGGCACGTCAAAAAGAGATCGAAGGCTGGAAACTAAAATCCTAA
- the rlmN gene encoding 23S rRNA (adenine(2503)-C(2))-methyltransferase RlmN, whose amino-acid sequence MTTTESALLGKSLPELTEWIESTGQPKYRGKQLYQWLYQKGIRNLEEITVFPKAWRAEMADYPVGRSQIHHYKTAPDGTRKYLLKLDDGLIIETVGIPTEKRLTVCVSSQVGCAMACEFCATGKMGFTRHLEAYEILDQVLTVQEDFGQRVSNVVFMGMGEPLANLEQVIKSVHSLNKDVGIGQRLLTISTVGVPNQIRALAAENLQVTFAISLHAPNQQLRETLIPTAKNYHFDQLLDECREYVDMTHRRISFEYILLARVNDLPEHATELAKHLKGFQSHVNLIPYNPISEEEFQRPGKKRINVFKQILQDHKIAVSVRYSKGLEADAACGQLRTNLIKTAG is encoded by the coding sequence ATGACCACGACCGAATCAGCGCTGTTGGGTAAAAGTTTGCCGGAACTCACAGAATGGATTGAGAGTACAGGTCAACCTAAATATCGCGGTAAGCAACTTTACCAATGGCTCTACCAAAAAGGTATTCGTAATCTAGAGGAAATCACCGTTTTCCCAAAGGCATGGCGCGCAGAAATGGCCGACTATCCCGTGGGGCGATCGCAAATCCATCACTACAAAACTGCCCCCGATGGCACCCGCAAATATCTTCTCAAACTTGATGATGGCTTAATCATTGAAACTGTTGGCATCCCGACAGAAAAGCGTTTAACAGTTTGCGTGTCATCGCAAGTGGGTTGCGCTATGGCTTGCGAATTTTGCGCCACAGGAAAAATGGGTTTTACTCGGCATCTAGAAGCCTACGAAATTCTCGATCAGGTTTTAACAGTACAAGAAGACTTTGGGCAACGAGTCAGTAATGTCGTTTTTATGGGGATGGGTGAACCTTTAGCGAATCTTGAACAAGTCATTAAATCTGTCCACAGTCTCAATAAAGATGTGGGTATTGGCCAGCGCTTACTGACCATTTCGACGGTTGGTGTGCCCAATCAAATTCGTGCTCTTGCCGCAGAAAATTTGCAAGTTACCTTTGCCATTAGTCTCCATGCCCCTAACCAACAATTACGCGAAACATTAATTCCTACCGCCAAGAATTATCATTTCGACCAGCTCCTTGATGAATGTCGCGAGTATGTGGATATGACCCACCGTCGCATCAGTTTTGAATATATTTTGTTAGCAAGGGTAAATGATTTACCGGAGCACGCCACCGAACTCGCCAAACATCTCAAAGGCTTTCAAAGTCATGTGAATTTAATTCCTTACAATCCCATTAGTGAAGAAGAATTTCAGCGTCCGGGAAAGAAACGAATCAATGTATTTAAGCAAATTCTTCAAGATCATAAAATTGCGGTAAGTGTTCGTTATTCCAAAGGTTTGGAAGCCGATGCAGCCTGTGGTCAGTTACGTACAAACTTAATAAAAACAGCGGGTTGA
- a CDS encoding PTPA-CTERM sorting domain-containing protein, whose translation MKKLLVNAGIAAATSVAFTALVPAQEAQALVLESTYQTTLTNGVVIVGDAPTVRVSSPGTGLVEVGEFSLNESRGFVGFDLAPLLALEENERSSLTLNFNVADFTGGLGTGGLGDGSNADNRFEGVLQLSRNILGDGSTAPAPLGLPGFGPDQLLFDPFLTAGFPDGGLGVPFEFSASSIGDSVSLDVTSIVTELLDTGNPMNYSLALVLKGDFEGGTPGSCGGFVGTERDVCSGIVFDDFTIKAVPTPAAILPALLGMGSAAVRKKKEDEESDDA comes from the coding sequence ATGAAAAAATTATTAGTTAACGCTGGAATAGCTGCTGCTACTTCTGTTGCATTTACGGCTCTTGTTCCCGCTCAAGAAGCGCAAGCTCTTGTCCTTGAGTCTACCTATCAAACGACCCTGACTAATGGAGTGGTTATTGTTGGAGATGCTCCAACTGTCCGTGTAAGTTCTCCTGGAACTGGTCTCGTAGAAGTCGGTGAATTTTCGCTCAATGAAAGTCGTGGCTTTGTTGGCTTTGATCTTGCTCCTCTATTAGCTTTAGAAGAAAATGAGCGTTCAAGTTTAACATTGAACTTTAATGTTGCTGATTTTACCGGTGGTCTCGGTACTGGTGGTCTAGGCGATGGAAGTAATGCCGACAACCGTTTCGAAGGTGTACTACAACTTAGTCGTAATATTTTAGGTGATGGTTCTACTGCACCTGCGCCATTGGGTCTTCCTGGTTTTGGACCTGATCAATTACTATTTGATCCCTTCCTCACCGCAGGCTTTCCCGATGGTGGTCTAGGCGTTCCCTTTGAATTCTCTGCTTCGAGCATTGGAGATAGCGTTAGCCTTGATGTAACATCCATTGTCACGGAATTACTAGACACCGGTAACCCTATGAACTACAGCCTTGCCCTTGTTCTTAAGGGTGACTTTGAGGGAGGTACTCCCGGCTCCTGTGGTGGATTTGTTGGTACAGAGAGAGATGTTTGTTCTGGTATTGTCTTTGATGACTTCACAATCAAAGCTGTTCCTACTCCCGCTGCTATCCTCCCCGCTCTATTGGGCATGGGTTCTGCTGCAGTCCGAAAGAAGAAAGAAGATGAAGAATCTGATGATGCATAG
- a CDS encoding ABC transporter permease yields the protein MSQSVFKADTIFSPDAKLTTEPSSNLADFVQETVALTKRLVIQLQRRPSTLIAGIIQPFMWLVLFGALFYKAPQGLFGSDINYAQFLAPGIIVFTAFSGALNAGLPIMFDREFGFLNRLLVAPLSTRYSIVAASTVYIMGLTLIQTAVIVGASALLGAGLPSLAGLGAIAAVVFLIVLSVTALSLGLAFALPGHIELIAVIFVTNLPLLFASTALAPLDFMANWLQIVASLNPLTYAIEPIRYLYMNADWSLQSIVFNSPWAELNFVTVLGLLTAFSAIALTLIQPLLKRRLG from the coding sequence ATGAGCCAATCCGTTTTTAAAGCAGATACTATATTTTCGCCAGATGCCAAGCTCACCACGGAGCCGAGCAGTAATCTTGCTGACTTTGTTCAAGAAACAGTTGCTTTGACTAAACGCCTAGTAATTCAACTACAACGTCGACCATCAACGCTGATTGCTGGGATTATTCAGCCGTTTATGTGGCTCGTTTTATTTGGGGCTCTATTTTATAAGGCACCACAGGGATTATTTGGCAGCGACATTAACTATGCTCAGTTTCTCGCGCCCGGCATTATCGTGTTCACGGCTTTTTCAGGAGCTCTGAATGCTGGCCTCCCTATCATGTTCGACCGTGAGTTTGGCTTCCTCAATCGTCTTTTGGTTGCGCCACTGTCAACTCGTTACTCTATTGTTGCGGCTTCGACTGTCTATATTATGGGGCTGACTTTGATTCAAACAGCCGTAATTGTTGGAGCAAGTGCATTGCTCGGTGCAGGTTTACCGTCTCTCGCTGGTCTAGGGGCGATCGCCGCAGTTGTGTTTTTAATTGTGCTCAGTGTTACTGCTCTCAGCCTTGGTCTTGCTTTTGCGTTACCAGGTCATATCGAATTAATCGCTGTCATATTTGTGACAAATTTGCCTCTCCTTTTTGCGAGTACCGCCCTTGCTCCTCTTGATTTCATGGCGAACTGGCTCCAGATTGTCGCAAGCCTAAATCCTCTAACCTACGCGATTGAACCAATTCGTTACTTATATATGAATGCTGATTGGTCGCTGCAAAGTATTGTTTTTAATTCGCCTTGGGCAGAGTTGAATTTTGTCACTGTATTAGGTTTGTTAACCGCATTCAGTGCGATCGCCCTCACTCTAATTCAGCCTTTGCTCAAACGTCGTCTAGGCTAA
- the rpe gene encoding ribulose-phosphate 3-epimerase, with translation MTDKKIAISPSILSADFSRLGEEIKAVDEAGADWIHVDVMDGRFVPNITIGPLIVEAIRPYTKKPLDVHLMIVEPEKYVANFAKAGADIISVHAEHTASPHLHRTLCQIRELGKKSGVVLNPSTPLDIIEHVLDVCDLILIMSVNPGFGGQSFIPSMVSKIEKLRAMCDERGLDPWIEVDGGIKPNNAWQVIDAGANAIVAGSAVFKADDYADAIEGIRNSKKPEAVAA, from the coding sequence ATGACCGATAAAAAAATTGCGATTTCCCCGTCCATTTTATCTGCTGACTTCAGCCGCCTCGGTGAAGAAATCAAAGCCGTTGACGAAGCTGGCGCAGATTGGATCCACGTCGATGTTATGGATGGTCGTTTCGTTCCTAATATCACCATTGGCCCATTAATCGTTGAAGCGATTCGTCCTTACACAAAGAAGCCTCTTGATGTACATCTCATGATCGTTGAGCCTGAGAAGTATGTCGCAAACTTCGCAAAAGCTGGCGCAGACATCATTTCTGTCCATGCAGAGCACACTGCTTCTCCCCACCTTCACCGCACTCTCTGCCAAATTCGTGAACTCGGCAAGAAGTCTGGTGTTGTTCTCAACCCTTCTACTCCTCTCGATATCATTGAGCATGTTCTCGATGTTTGTGACCTTATCCTCATCATGAGTGTTAACCCTGGGTTTGGTGGTCAGAGCTTTATTCCTTCTATGGTTTCTAAGATCGAAAAGCTCCGTGCAATGTGTGATGAGCGTGGCCTCGATCCTTGGATTGAAGTTGATGGCGGCATTAAGCCTAATAATGCTTGGCAAGTTATTGATGCTGGTGCAAACGCAATCGTTGCTGGCTCTGCGGTATTTAAAGCTGATGATTATGCTGATGCAATTGAAGGTATTCGTAACAGTAAGAAGCCTGAAGCAGTTGCAGCATAA
- a CDS encoding TrkA family potassium uptake protein → MYSVEQQYLRLKKQLLLGVFSLLGLCLCGVTWYKLVEQWSLSDAIYMTFISISTVGFGEVRPLDSDRLRFFTITLIVLGVINIGHIVNRFTEAIIGGYVQEWRKLQEQQKRINSLKNHYIVCGLGRTGLQVAQEFTEENIPFVVIDSKPEQIVAARKMGYICIEGDATLDESLYAAKIDDAACLVAALRSDAENLYTVLSAKALKKEIRAVARASTEEGLLKLRRAGADSVVSPYITGGRRLAASALRPQVMDFVDGLFTGSEKSYYLEEVRLDRECGEYIGKTLSQARLRVQSGALVLAIRRSDKGVFKGKLIPGPTGDTILMVDDSLICMGTPDQLRDLNKILLPRGSENQLRPPER, encoded by the coding sequence GTGTATAGCGTCGAACAACAATATCTACGGCTTAAAAAACAATTACTGCTTGGCGTATTTTCGCTCCTAGGTCTCTGCCTCTGTGGCGTAACTTGGTACAAATTGGTTGAACAGTGGTCTCTGTCTGATGCTATTTATATGACCTTCATCTCCATTTCCACCGTTGGTTTTGGAGAAGTGCGTCCCCTTGATAGCGATCGCCTGCGGTTTTTTACCATCACCCTGATTGTCTTGGGGGTGATTAACATTGGACATATCGTCAACCGCTTTACCGAAGCGATTATTGGTGGCTACGTACAGGAGTGGCGGAAATTGCAAGAACAACAAAAACGCATTAATAGTCTCAAAAATCACTATATTGTTTGTGGTCTCGGCAGAACAGGTCTGCAAGTGGCACAGGAATTTACCGAAGAAAATATTCCGTTTGTAGTGATCGATTCCAAGCCAGAGCAGATTGTGGCTGCCCGCAAAATGGGTTACATCTGTATTGAAGGGGATGCGACCCTTGATGAATCCCTCTACGCCGCCAAAATAGATGATGCCGCTTGCCTTGTCGCTGCATTACGGTCTGATGCCGAAAATCTTTATACTGTTCTTTCAGCAAAAGCACTCAAAAAAGAGATTCGTGCCGTTGCCCGCGCGAGCACAGAGGAAGGCTTACTAAAATTGCGACGCGCTGGTGCTGATTCGGTCGTGTCGCCATACATTACAGGAGGGCGTAGATTGGCGGCATCTGCTCTCCGTCCCCAAGTAATGGATTTTGTTGATGGATTATTTACGGGCAGTGAGAAATCTTATTACCTTGAAGAAGTGCGGCTGGATAGAGAATGTGGTGAATATATCGGAAAAACGCTCAGTCAAGCTCGTCTAAGGGTACAGTCTGGCGCTTTAGTCCTTGCGATTCGTCGCAGTGACAAAGGGGTATTTAAAGGGAAATTAATTCCTGGGCCCACAGGCGACACTATTTTAATGGTTGATGATTCGCTGATCTGTATGGGCACACCCGATCAACTCCGTGATCTGAATAAAATCTTGTTGCCAAGGGGTTCTGAAAACCAGCTCCGTCCCCCTGAACGCTAA